The following coding sequences are from one Maniola hyperantus chromosome 7, iAphHyp1.2, whole genome shotgun sequence window:
- the Mon1 gene encoding vacuolar fusion protein MON1 homolog yields MASTSKDIPTSAKPENLPGDLEPGACTESILNPTDSFEEFATEMSSSLEETETLTARSSTISEIQSEIGESSKETLRETKSSDNLQSKDESMSASASSTNIAEENGEDTDGEREDYLHSPELVNKEKHVFILSTAGKPIYSRYGNEDKLAGLCGVIQALVSVVEEQNQDILRSISTKDCKAIFLVKGPLILVAVSKSNESETQLVLQLTYAFNQIVSVLTLTQLNRIFEQRRNYDLRRLLSGAERLIDHLLIFMEKDPAFLLGAVRCLPLPEKARENITNAITSTCNKIRDLVFAILIAGNQLITLVRMKKYTLHPSDIHLLFNLVRSSESFKTAESWTPICLPKFDATGFLHGHVSYISEDCQACLLLLTVQRDAFFPLSQAKHTIAEKLRRSNCLVAINDALNRNKELPTTNPLKHIGIPEIRHFMYKCKSTAQLFSSDPISLDRLQDYRLRHTEGGDITEKKIEKLSDIDYVRNYRKFCNQIHCSSTPAKLIFRSNSHNTVLAWVTNGFELYVTFDPLMEKDHAIRAVDRLLHWIKKEEERIFIMHAPTF; encoded by the exons ATGGCGTCCACTTCTAAGGATATTCCAACCAGTGCCAAGCCAGAAAATCTTCCTGGCGATCTTGAGCCCGGCGCCTGTACCGAAAGCATCCTCAATCCTACTGATTCCTTTGAAGAATTTGCCACAGAAATGAGCTCCAGTCTTGAAGAAACAGAGACTTTAACTGCAAGATCCAGTACAATTAGTGAAATTCAAAGTGAAATAGGTGAAAGTTCAAAGGAAACACTGAGAGAAACGAAATCTAGTGacaatttgcaaagtaaagat GAGTCTATGTCAGCATCAGCAAGCAGCACCAACATAGCAGAAGAGAATGGTGAGGACACTGATGGTGAAAGGGAAGACTACCTACATTCACCAGAACTGGTGAATAAAGAGAAACATGTGTTCATACTGAGCACTGCAGGAAAACCTATTTATTCCAG ATATGGTAATGAAGACAAACTCGCAGGTTTGTGCGGCGTCATACAGGCTCTGGTCAGTGTGGTGGAGGAACAGAACCAGGATATCTTGAGATCCATCAGTACTAAGGATTGCAAGGCCATCTTCCTTGTCAAGGGGCCTTTGATACTGGTTGCTGTGTCCAAGTCAAATGAGAGTGAAACACAATTGGTCCTGCAGTTAAC GTACGCCTTCAACCAAATAGTCTCAGTCTTAACATTAACACAGCTGAACAGGATATTCGAACAACGTCGAAACTATGACCTAAGACGGCTGCTCTCCGGAGCAGAACGTCTTATCGACCATTTACTTATATTCATGGAAAAAGATCCTGCTTTCTTACTAGGAGCCGTCCGATGTCTACCTTTACCGGAAAAAGCGAGAGAAAACATAACCAATGCTATAACTTCCACTTGTAATAAAATAAGGGATCTGGTATTTGCTATATTGATAGCTGGAAATCAATTGATAACTTTAGTTCGAATGAAAAAATATACATTGCATCCATCTGATATACACTTGCTGTTCAATTTGGTGAGGAGTTCGGAGTCTTTTAAGACTGCGGAGAGTTGGACGCCTATATGCTTACCTAAATTCGATGCCAC AGGGTTTCTTCATGGCCATGTTTCATACATTTCTGAGGACTGCCAAGCCTGCCTTTTACTACTAACAGTTCAAAGAGACGCCTTCTTCCCTCTATCGCAAGCTAAACATACTATTGCGGAGAAACTAAGACGTTCCAACTGTCTAGTCGCTATAAACGACGCATTAAACAGAAATAAGGAACTACCCACAACAAATCCGTTAAAACACATTGGCATACCAGAAATAAGGCATTTTATGTACAAATGTAAATCTACTGCGCAGCTTTTTTCATCAGATCCGATCAGTTTGGATAGGTTACAAGATTACAGGTTACGGCACACGGAAG GTGGAGATATTACAGAGAAGAAAATAGAGAAATTATCAGATATAGACTATGTAAGGAATTACAGAAAATTCTGCAATCAAATACATTGTAGTTCGACACCAGCGAAATTAATATTTAGGTCGAATTCACATAATACTGTTTTAGCATGG GTAACAAATGGCTTCGAGCTTTATGTAACTTTCGATCCACTGATGGAAAAGGACCACGCGATACGAGCGGTCGACCGTCTGTTACATTGGATAAAGAAGGAAGAAGAAAGAATATTTATTATGCACGCTCCGACCTTCTAG
- the Prp38 gene encoding pre-mRNA-splicing factor 38 has translation MANRTVKDAKSIRGTNPQYLVEKIIRSRIYDSKYWKEECFALTAELLVDKAMELRYIGGVHGGFIYTTPFLCLVLKMLQIQPEKDIVVEFIKNEEFKYVRALGAFYMRLTGSSLDCYKYLEPLYNDNRKLRRQNREGQFEIVHMDEFIDELLREERLCDVILPRIQKRHILEENNELEPKVSALDDDLDEDMPSDEDNADGEAKENKRDKDRRDRDRKRDRSHDRDRRDKDRKRERSRSRERERRRERERERERERERDRERIREREREREKERRERHEVDRRRDRGRY, from the exons ATGGCGAATCGAACCGTAAAAGATGCTAAATCTATTCGTGGTACAAATCCTCAATATTTGGTGGAGAAAATAATCAGATCTCGCATTTACGATTCCAAATATTGGAAAGAAGAATGTTTTGCTTTAACTGCCGAATTATTAGTGGACAAAGCCATGGAGTTACGCTACATTGGCGGAGTGCACGGAGGATTCATTTATACTACACCGTTTTTGTGTTTAGTGCTCAAAATGTTACAAATACAACCTGAAAAAGATATTGTGGTTGAATTTATTAAGAATGAGGAGTTCAAATATGTTCGTGCATTGGGAGCTTTCTATATGAGACTCACAGGTTCGTCTTTGGATTGTTACAAATATTTGGAACCCCTTTACAATGATAACAGAAAGTTGCGCCGACAAAATCGCGAAGGGCAGTTTGAAATAGTGCACATGGACGAGTTTATAGACGAGCTTCTTCGAGAAGAACGTCTCTGTGACGTAATTTTGCCGCGAATACAGAAAAGGCATATTCTTGAAGAAAATAATGAATTGGAACCGAAAGTATCGGCACTGGATGACGATTTAGATGAAGATATGCCTTCGGATGAGGATAACGCAGATGGTGAAgccaaagaaaataaaagagataaAGATAGACGAGATAGAGATAGGAAGCGAGATAG GTCACATGATCGTGATCGGCGAGACAAAGATCGCAAAAGAGAACGATCCAGAAGCAGAGAACGTGAAAGGCGAAGAGAAAGAGAAAGGGAGAGGGAACGCGAGAGGGAAAGGGACAGAGAGCGTATACGTGAACGTGAGAGAGAGAGGGAAAAGGAAAGAAGAGAGCGACATGAGGTGGATAGACGAAGGGATAGAGGGAGATATTAG
- the glu gene encoding structural maintenance of chromosomes protein 4 has translation MERTRKKRREEEPMEVDDNTVDQNGEIDHISDDEEGGVRIGDIYIPPAPKPALTFDATGPRLIITHIVNENFKSYAGVQTLGPFHKSFTAIIGPNGSGKSNVIDSMLFVFGYRATKIRSKKISVLIHSSSKFPNITNACVAVHFCQIVDGEGEEFTVVPNSEIVVSRTASKDNSSYYTLNGKRVQFKEVARMLNSHGIDLDHNRFLILQGEVEQIAMMKPKGLTEHESGMLEYLEDIIGTSRYKEPIEKLSVKVEEYTEMRKDKLNRVRLVEQEKQKLEQPMREAVELMNLTNVALRTRNMLLQKYIHETNKMIEAKNKELEELKEVLAKIDEKLNKIKETLHEKTTELKNGTQQYDQMRKKKDEQGEKLQQCKRKAVTTQADLTQANKKRKILEHLLEQEKGKLIDLEMVPEKNKREIEDCEKLLEKHKENKVVAEEELQTVMAGVRSKTQGLQEQKDKLQSKLIDLKKIVDEANKNYKLAESELKIYLSTEEKEAEKYENLKQAYENATRNLEEKNALRKNLSSTIPAQEKKLNEIQTKLQAIKREEGTVSTEARSLRGQLEESRQAMTANRSRGRVLDALMKEKKTGNLPGIFGRLGDLGGIDAKYDVAISTCCGALDNIVVDTVDTAQACVEYLKRDNIGRATFIALEKQQHLLSRIQNKTKYPENVPRLFDLVKVKDERVLPAFYYALNETLVAEDLDQATRIAYGATRYRVVSLDGKVIEIAGTMSGGGKTVSRGRMSSSVQQDTSENDPAVIQANERKLASLEQRLSDLRTEHANLEESFASTQRSVREGKVTLHKLDIETKSLTEQVPALEHQINQQESKVASSKVDARQKAKLEKVVKAAEEKMEKAKHDAGEVEKEVYGVDAQIAAVAGNKVKDLQKSVDDLTKKIDKISTEITKLKVAINTSIRNSKKSKDKINQMESDLKETEKNVENLNSQKKQLSLDSAQFQKECDELEEQINEGTSEFSGLRQEISKLQSKENKVKGERLEANNAVSKMEKSIKEFTTKTPTWEKELKSLKLEDPGLDGVPGIERPTPLERHTSEELEECEVNELRNRLTAQKARIGENKPNVQAIQDYRTKEELYLKRAAELDEITTKRNEMRALYDQLRKKRTTDFLCGFNTITTKLKEMYQMITLGGDAELELVDSLDPFTEGITFSVRPPNKSWKNISNLSGGEKTLSSLALVFALHYYKPTPLYVMDEIDAALDFKNVSIVANYIKERTKNAQFIIISLRYNMFEVSNRLVGIYKTEDCTKSVTIENKLPEQTATDIMA, from the exons ATGGAAAGAACAAGGAAGAAAAGACGTGAAGAAGAACCAATGGAAGTGGACGATAATACTGTGGATCAGAATGGAGAAATTGACCATATATCTGACGACGAAGAAGGCGGAGTTCGTATAGGCGACATCTACATACCCCCGGCGCCGAAACCAGCGCTTACATTCGATGCTACAGGCCCCAGATTGATAATCACTCACATTGTTAATGAAAACTTCAAGAGCTACGCTGGCGTACAGACTTTAGGCCCATTTCATAAG AGTTTCACAGCTATAATAGGACCCAATGGCAGTGGGAAAAGCAATGTTATAGACTCTATGCTCTTTGTATTTGGCTACAGAGCTACTAAGATTCGTTCTAAGAAGATATCTGTCCTCATACATTCATCTAGCAAGTTTCCAAATATCACAAATGCATGTGTCGCTGTACACTTTTGTCAGATTGTTGATGGG GAAGGTGAAGAGTTCACAGTGGTTCCAAACAGTGAGATTGTAGTATCAAGAACAGCAAGTAAGGACAACTCCTCGTACTATACACTCAATGGCAAAAGAGTGCAGTTTAAGGAGGTCGCCAGAATGTTGAATTCACATGGAATTGACTTGGATCATAATAGATTTCTCATTCTGCAG GGTGAAGTAGAACAAATAGCCATGATGAAGCCGAAGGGTCTAACGGAACATGAGTCTGGGATGCTGGAATATTTGGAAGATATTATTGGCACTTCCAGATATAAG GAACCCATAGAAAAGCTCTCAGTGAAAGTGGAAGAATACACGGAAATGCGTAAAGACAAGCTGAACAGAGTCCGCCTGGTCGAGCAAGAGAAGCAGAAACTGGAACAGCCCATGAGAGAAGCTGTGGAGCTCATGAATTTGACCAATGTTGCGCTGAGAACCAGGAATATGCTGTTACAGAAGTATAT tcATGAAACTAACAAAATGATTGAAGCCAAAAACAAAGAACTGGAAGAACTAAAGGAAGTTTTGGCCAAAATTGACGAGAAACTAAACAAAATCAAAGAAACTTTACATGAAAAAACTACAGAACTGAAAAATGGTACACA ACAGTACGACCAGATGCGAAAGAAAAAAGACGAGCAAGGCGAGAAGCTGCAGCAGTGTAAACGTAAAGCCGTCACAACGCAAGCCGATTTGACGCAGGCCAACAAGAAGAGGAAGATTCTAGAACACTTGCTGGAACAAGAGAAGGGGAAATTGATCGATTTGGAAATG GTCCCTGAGAAAAATAAACGTGAAATTGAAGATTGTGAGAAACTATTAGAAAAACACAAGGAAAACAAGGTGGTTGCCGAGGAGGAACTGCAAACTGTTATGGCTGGTGTAAG GTCTAAAACCCAAGGTCTCCAAGAACAAAAGGACAAACTTCAATCAAAGCTAATAGACCTCAAGAAGATTGTAGACGAAGCGAACAAGAACTATAAGCTCGCCGAATCCGAACTCAAGATATATCTGAGCACAGAGGAAAAGGAAGCTGAGAAATATGAGAATTTAAAACAGGCATACGAAAACGCCACTAGGAATTTAGAAGAAAAGAACGC GTTACGCAAAAATCTATCGTCCACAATACCCGCTCAAGagaaaaaactaaatgaaatacAAACTAAACTCCAGGCCATTAAGAGAGAAGAAGGGACCGTGTCCACTGAAGCAAGAAGTTTAAG AGGTCAATTGGAAGAATCGAGGCAAGCGATGACTGCCAACCGATCCCGTGGAAGGGTATTAGACGCTCTGATGAAAGAAAAGAAGACGGGAAACTTACCTGGTATTTTTGGGAGACTG GGTGACCTTGGCGGTATAGACGCAAAATACGATGTAGCGATCTCCACCTGCTGCGGAGCTCTCGACAATATCGTAGTTGACACCGTCGACACCGCGCAAGCCTGTGTAGAATACCTAAAGAGAGATAACATAGGCCGAGCTACCTTCATAGCGCTCGAGAAACAGCAGCATTTGCTCAGTCGGATCCAGAATAAGACCAAATA tccAGAAAACGTTCCACGTCTCTTCGATTTAGTGAAAGTGAAGGACGAGAGGGTGTTGCCGGCGTTCTATTACGCTCTGAATGAGACGTTGGTGGCGGAAGACTTGGACCAGGCGACAAGGATCGCGTACGGAGCTACGAGGTATCGGGTTGTTTCACTCGACGGAAAAGTTATCGAAATTGCTG gtacaatGTCCGGAGGAGGTAAAACCGTATCGCGTGGCCGAATGTCGAGCTCGGTACAACAGGACACCAGTGAGAATGACCCCGCTGTCATACAGGCGAACGAGCGGAAACTAGCTTCGCTTGAACAGAG GTTATCAGATCTCCGCACTGAGCACGCGAATTTGGAAGAGTCTTTCGCGTCCACTCAGAGAAGTGTGCGGGAGGGTAAGGTGACATTACACAAACTGGACATCGAGACCAAGAGCTTGACTGAACAAGTGCCTGCACTGGAG CATCAAATAAATCAACAAGAAAGCAAAGTTGCGTCGAGCAAAGTGGACGCAAGGCAGAAGGCGAAGTTAGAAAAAGTTGTGAAAGCCGCCGAGGAAAAAATGGAGAAGGCGAAACACGATGCAGGAGAG gtagaaAAAGAGGTTTACGGCGTAGACGCGCAAATCGCGGCGGTGGCGGGCAACAAAGTGAAGGACCTGCAGAAGAGTGTGGACGACCTCACTAAGAAGATAGACAAGATCTCCACCGAAATCACTAAACTTAAAGTTGCTATCAACACCAGCATCAG GAATTCAAAGAAGTCAAAAGACAAGATCAATCAGATGGAATCAGATTTGAAGGAAACGGAAAAGAATGTAGAGAATTTAAATAGCCAAAAGAAACAACTCAGTTTGGACAGCGCACAGTTCCAAAAGGAATGCGATgag TTAGAGGAACAAATCAACGAAGGCACGAGCGAATTCAGCGGTTTAAGACAAGAAATATCGAAGTTACAAAGCAAGGAAAACAAGGTAAAGGGCGAGCGGCTCGAGGCTAACAACGCCGTCAGCAAAATGGAGAAGTCAATTAAAGAATTTACCACGAAGACGCCTACGTGGGAGAAAGag TTAAAATCGCTAAAACTGGAGGATCCTGGACTAGATGgcgtgccgggaatcgaacggCCGACCCCTCTCGAGCGACACACGTCCGAGGAGTTAGAAGAGTGTGAGGTGAATGAGCTGAGGAACAGACTCACGGCGCAGAAGGCCAGGATTGGGGAAAACAAGCCCAACGTTCAGGCTATACAG GACTACAGAACAAAAGAGGAGCTCTACCTTAAACGCGCAGCGGAGTTGGATGAGATTACAACAAAGAGGAATGAAATGAGAGCTCTATACGACCAGCTGAGAAAGAAGAGGACTACAGACTTTCTATGTG GTTTCAATACAATAACAACGAAACTGAAGGAAATGTACCAAATGATAACACTAGGTGGTGACGCAGAGTTGGAACTTGTGGATTCTTTGGACCCATTCACTGAAGGAATCACATTTAG TGTTCGCCCTCCAAACAAATCGTGGAAGAACATATCAAACCTTTCCGGAGGAGAGAAGACGTTGTCATCCCTCGCCTTGGTGTTCgcattacattattataaaccTACCCCCTTATATGTTATGGACGAAATCGACGCTGCTTTGGACTTCAAGAACGTCTCTATCGTTGCTAATTATATTAAG GAACGTACCAAAAACGCccaattcataataatatcgcTCCGGTACAACATGTTCGAAGTTTCCAACAGACTTGTCGGCATTTACAAGACGGAGGACTGCACTAAATCTGTCACTATAGAGAATAAGTTGCCTGAACAGACTGCTACGGATATTATGGCTTAA